The proteins below come from a single Comamonas antarctica genomic window:
- a CDS encoding transglycosylase SLT domain-containing protein: protein MKLLYPVLLSSVLFLAGCATVSPDSPASNAESSASHTPQYPNGSLSPLTPAQVTTPGVASLSAPADLWDRIRRGFAMPDLDHELVHDREQWYSSRPDYILRMTERSSKYLFHIVEELERRGMPTELALLPYIESAFNPQAVSSAKAAGMWQFMPATGTYFDLKQNIFRDDRRDVLASTRAALDYLQKLYGMFGDWHLALAAYNWGEGSVGRAIERNRKAGLGISYSELNMPAETRLYVPKLQAVKNIVNTPDAFSAELPLIENHPYFQAVDIKRDIDVELAARLADVSVADFRALNPSLSRPVIFAAGTPQILLPWDNAKVFQRNLAAYDQGQYSSWTVWTVPSTLTVADAAQRVGMSAEGLRTLNNIPPRMVIKAGSALMVPRSASTLTDVSSQVADNGHMALAPEIVTRRTTVKAQKRDTLASLASRHRVSVASLAEWNDLKVGSALKAGQSIVLFVPLRGTSIAPSSPRAAKVAVARSSKAPAQTSRKGGTPSKVKKR from the coding sequence ATGAAGCTTCTCTATCCCGTATTGCTCAGCAGCGTGCTGTTTCTTGCCGGCTGCGCGACCGTCAGCCCCGATTCCCCCGCCTCCAACGCGGAGTCCAGCGCCAGCCATACGCCGCAGTATCCCAATGGCTCGCTGAGCCCGCTGACGCCGGCGCAGGTCACGACACCGGGCGTGGCCTCGCTGTCGGCGCCGGCCGATCTGTGGGACCGCATCCGCCGCGGCTTCGCCATGCCCGATCTCGACCATGAACTGGTGCACGACCGCGAGCAGTGGTACTCGAGCCGGCCGGACTACATCCTGCGCATGACCGAGCGCTCGAGCAAGTACCTGTTCCATATCGTCGAGGAACTCGAGCGCCGCGGCATGCCGACCGAGCTGGCGCTGCTGCCCTACATCGAGAGCGCCTTCAATCCGCAGGCGGTCTCCAGCGCCAAGGCCGCGGGCATGTGGCAGTTCATGCCGGCCACCGGCACCTATTTCGACCTGAAGCAGAACATCTTCCGCGACGACCGCCGCGACGTGCTGGCCTCGACGCGCGCCGCGCTCGACTACCTGCAAAAGCTCTATGGCATGTTCGGCGACTGGCATCTGGCGCTGGCGGCCTACAACTGGGGCGAAGGCAGCGTGGGCCGCGCCATCGAGCGCAACCGCAAGGCCGGCCTGGGCATCAGCTATTCCGAACTCAACATGCCGGCCGAGACCCGGCTCTACGTGCCCAAGCTGCAGGCCGTGAAGAACATCGTCAACACGCCCGACGCGTTCAGCGCCGAGCTGCCGCTGATCGAGAACCACCCTTACTTCCAGGCCGTGGACATCAAGCGCGACATCGACGTCGAACTCGCGGCCCGGCTGGCCGACGTGTCGGTTGCCGACTTCCGCGCGCTCAATCCCTCGCTGAGCCGGCCCGTGATCTTTGCCGCGGGCACGCCGCAGATCCTGCTGCCCTGGGACAACGCCAAGGTGTTCCAGCGCAATCTTGCGGCCTACGACCAGGGCCAGTATTCGAGCTGGACGGTCTGGACCGTGCCCTCGACGCTCACGGTGGCCGACGCGGCGCAGCGCGTGGGCATGAGCGCCGAAGGCCTGCGCACGCTCAACAACATTCCGCCGCGCATGGTGATCAAGGCCGGATCGGCGCTGATGGTGCCGCGCTCGGCCAGCACGCTGACCGATGTGTCGAGCCAGGTCGCCGACAATGGCCACATGGCGCTGGCGCCCGAGATCGTGACGCGCCGCACCACGGTCAAGGCGCAAAAGCGCGACACGCTGGCCAGCCTGGCCAGCCGCCACCGCGTCAGCGTTGCGAGCCTGGCCGAGTGGAACGACCTCAAGGTCGGCTCGGCGCTCAAGGCCGGCCAGTCCATCGTGCTGTTCGTGCCGCTGCGCGGCACGTCGATCGCGCCCTCGAGTCCGCGCGCCGCCAAGGTCGCGGTGGCACGCTCGTCCAAGGCGCCGGCGCAGACTTCGCGCAAGGGCGGCACGCCCTCGAAGGTGAAGAAGCGCTGA
- a CDS encoding sensor domain-containing diguanylate cyclase — translation MRSCPPSTPPSRPPEMLPALLLQAVEQAFNAVLVTDGADNDHRIVYANPAMCAMSGYAAHELLGHNARMLQGPQTSREVIAELRSCLAEGRFFKGSTFNYRKDGTPYLLEWNISPVRDPSGRITHFVSVQQNLSALASAQASSDIFARALDATDDGVLICNHRGLIEFANQGYEKITGLRASELIGRPPVASYPGGHDAAWQAALWARLRAGQAVRELSTYRRADGSEVHCEESITPLRNREAQVTHSVSIVRDVTARVLSDRAFREQMQHDGLTGTLTRTSGELHLANAVAQARALATPLALALVDVDRFKQVNDRFGHPAGDQALSAVARALRSCLRTSDKIIRWGGEEFLLFMPGCDLAGALATLERCRHAVRDACAALLPLPVTISAGVGVLGDGQELAQAIERIDQLLYRAKQEGRDQVRAVDIGNG, via the coding sequence ATGCGTTCCTGCCCGCCCTCCACGCCGCCTTCCCGCCCACCCGAGATGCTGCCCGCACTGCTGCTGCAAGCCGTCGAGCAGGCCTTCAATGCAGTACTGGTCACCGACGGCGCCGACAACGACCACCGCATCGTCTACGCCAACCCCGCCATGTGCGCGATGTCCGGCTACGCGGCGCATGAGCTGCTCGGGCACAACGCGCGCATGCTGCAGGGGCCGCAGACCTCCAGGGAAGTGATTGCCGAGCTGCGCAGCTGCCTCGCCGAGGGCCGCTTCTTCAAGGGCTCGACCTTCAACTACCGCAAGGACGGCACGCCCTATCTGCTCGAATGGAACATTTCGCCGGTGCGCGACCCCAGCGGCCGCATCACGCATTTCGTTTCGGTCCAGCAAAACCTCAGTGCCTTGGCGTCGGCACAGGCCTCATCGGACATCTTCGCGCGCGCACTGGATGCGACCGATGACGGCGTGCTGATCTGCAATCACCGTGGCCTGATCGAGTTTGCCAACCAGGGCTACGAGAAGATCACCGGCCTGCGCGCCAGCGAACTGATCGGGCGCCCGCCCGTCGCGTCGTACCCCGGCGGGCATGACGCAGCCTGGCAGGCGGCGCTCTGGGCGCGCCTGCGCGCCGGCCAGGCAGTGCGCGAGCTCTCCACCTACCGCCGCGCCGATGGCAGCGAGGTGCATTGCGAGGAAAGCATCACGCCGCTGCGCAACCGCGAGGCACAGGTGACACATTCCGTGAGCATCGTGCGCGACGTGACGGCGCGCGTGCTGTCCGACCGCGCCTTCCGCGAGCAGATGCAGCACGACGGCCTGACTGGCACGCTGACCCGCACCTCGGGGGAGCTGCATCTGGCGAATGCCGTGGCCCAGGCGCGCGCGCTGGCCACGCCGCTGGCGCTGGCGCTGGTCGATGTCGACCGGTTCAAGCAGGTCAACGACCGCTTCGGCCACCCGGCGGGCGACCAGGCGCTGTCCGCCGTGGCGCGGGCCCTGAGATCGTGCCTGCGCACCAGCGACAAGATCATCCGCTGGGGCGGCGAGGAATTCCTGCTGTTCATGCCGGGCTGCGACCTGGCCGGCGCGCTGGCCACGCTCGAGCGCTGCCGGCATGCGGTGCGCGACGCCTGTGCCGCGCTGCTGCCCCTGCCGGTCACCATCTCGGCGGGCGTGGGCGTGCTTGGCGACGGTCAGGAATTGGCGCAAGCAATTGAACGCATCGACCAGTTGCTGTACCGTGCCAAGCAAGAGGGCCGCGACCAGGTCCGCGCGGTCGATATCGGCAACGGCTGA
- the gloB gene encoding hydroxyacylglutathione hydrolase: MNLLPLPAFSDNYIWMLHDGRQALVVDPGEAAPVLAALERHALQLQAILITHHHADHVGGVAALRAATGAPVWGPARETLPEPVTRVHGGDQVEVLGGPWRVIDVPGHTAGHIAYFSDAGAEPLLFCGDTLFSGGCGRLFEGTPAQMQQSLDALAALPDATRVCCAHEYTLSNLRFARAVEPNNAALLHYLEHCEGLRAHGMPTLPSSIGLERSINPFLRTRETAVAASAHRHDPRIHPQQAHEVLAALRAWKNDFR; this comes from the coding sequence ATGAACCTGTTGCCGCTGCCCGCTTTTTCTGACAACTACATCTGGATGCTGCACGACGGCCGCCAGGCCCTGGTCGTGGACCCGGGCGAAGCGGCTCCCGTGCTCGCGGCCTTGGAGCGCCATGCGCTGCAATTGCAAGCCATTCTAATCACCCACCACCATGCCGATCACGTCGGCGGCGTGGCTGCGCTGCGCGCCGCCACGGGTGCGCCGGTGTGGGGCCCGGCGCGCGAAACCCTGCCCGAACCCGTGACTCGGGTGCATGGCGGCGACCAGGTCGAGGTGCTGGGCGGCCCGTGGCGCGTCATCGACGTGCCCGGGCATACCGCAGGGCATATCGCCTACTTCAGCGATGCCGGCGCCGAACCGCTGCTGTTTTGCGGCGACACCCTGTTTTCGGGCGGCTGCGGACGGCTGTTCGAGGGCACGCCGGCGCAGATGCAGCAGTCGCTGGACGCGCTCGCCGCACTGCCGGATGCGACCCGCGTGTGCTGCGCGCATGAGTACACACTTTCTAACCTTCGCTTTGCGCGCGCGGTGGAACCAAACAACGCCGCGCTGCTCCACTACCTGGAGCATTGCGAGGGCCTGCGCGCCCATGGCATGCCGACGCTGCCTTCCAGCATTGGACTGGAGCGCAGCATCAACCCTTTTCTTCGTACGCGCGAAACGGCAGTGGCAGCGAGCGCCCACCGCCATGATCCGCGTATCCATCCTCAGCAGGCCCACGAGGTGCTTGCAGCATTGCGCGCCTGGAAAAACGATTTCCGATGA
- a CDS encoding thioredoxin family protein has protein sequence MTYQSQHLSQNPTIAEIEALRGNAVLEFGTGWCGYCQGAQGLIREALAGRDDVQHIKAEDGSGRPLGRHYRVKLWPTLIFLRDGQEVGRSVRPQNGAALAAEMAKLPKD, from the coding sequence ATGACCTACCAGAGCCAGCATCTCTCCCAGAACCCCACGATCGCGGAAATCGAGGCCTTGCGCGGCAATGCGGTGCTGGAGTTCGGCACCGGGTGGTGCGGCTACTGCCAGGGCGCGCAGGGGCTGATCCGCGAGGCGCTGGCCGGCCGCGACGATGTGCAGCACATCAAGGCCGAGGACGGCTCGGGCCGCCCGCTGGGCCGCCACTACCGCGTCAAGCTCTGGCCGACGCTGATCTTCCTGCGCGACGGCCAGGAAGTCGGCCGCAGCGTGCGCCCGCAAAACGGCGCTGCGCTGGCGGCCGAGATGGCCAAGCTGCCCAAGGACTGA
- a CDS encoding Crp/Fnr family transcriptional regulator: MLTPVPAITFSPLLPEHLIILRSGRWFHDLPRALAQQLTGLARIRQLAAGEAVFLRGDPPGGLYAVLRGTLHISSASEGPHGKLLTLLEAPAWFGELSLFDESARSHDVHAIEPSWVLQVPQAPLLQWLDQHPEHWRPMALLLTLKLRLAVAALEDQSVLAAPQRVARRLATMAEDYGLRLDTTQSRRVLRLSQEQLARMLALSRQTTNQILQDLQQRGMIRLYRGKLEILDLARLRDSAQAARH; encoded by the coding sequence ATGCTGACACCAGTGCCTGCCATCACCTTTTCGCCGCTGCTGCCCGAGCACCTGATCATCCTGCGTTCGGGCCGCTGGTTCCATGATCTGCCCCGGGCGCTGGCGCAGCAGCTCACGGGGCTGGCACGCATCCGGCAACTCGCGGCTGGCGAAGCCGTGTTCCTGCGCGGCGACCCGCCCGGCGGGCTGTATGCAGTGCTGCGCGGCACGCTGCACATCTCCAGCGCCAGCGAAGGCCCGCATGGCAAGCTCTTGACGCTGCTCGAAGCCCCGGCATGGTTTGGCGAGCTGTCGCTGTTCGACGAATCGGCGCGCTCGCATGACGTGCATGCCATCGAGCCGAGCTGGGTATTGCAGGTGCCGCAGGCGCCGCTGCTGCAATGGCTGGACCAGCACCCCGAGCACTGGCGGCCGATGGCCCTGCTGCTCACGCTCAAGCTGCGCCTGGCGGTGGCCGCGCTCGAGGACCAGTCGGTGCTGGCCGCGCCGCAGCGCGTGGCACGGCGGCTGGCGACCATGGCCGAGGACTACGGCCTGCGCCTGGACACCACGCAGTCGCGCCGCGTGCTGCGGCTGTCGCAGGAGCAGCTGGCGCGCATGCTCGCGCTGTCGCGCCAGACCACCAACCAGATCCTGCAGGACCTGCAGCAGCGCGGCATGATCCGCCTGTATCGCGGCAAGCTCGAGATCCTCGACCTGGCGCGGCTGCGCGACAGCGCGCAGGCAGCGCGGCACTGA
- a CDS encoding DUF2889 domain-containing protein has product MPLTEIPDRRPQHLRDVRYRSFSRPDGLWDIEGELHDSKAADQVFHGNRHVPAGTAIHHMWIRATVDTTLRVQAIEVAMDSHPLGHCPEANAALQRMVGCQMGRGWRKSIQEHLGGVASCTHLRELLFNMATAAFQSMPGVFAGDDPEQPPRHLGQCLGWDFNGPGVATYYPQFVHWDADARAARSAPADRAVAQKSA; this is encoded by the coding sequence ATGCCCCTGACCGAAATTCCCGACCGACGTCCCCAACACCTGCGCGACGTGCGCTACCGCAGCTTCTCCCGCCCCGACGGGCTCTGGGACATCGAAGGCGAGCTGCATGACAGCAAGGCGGCCGATCAGGTCTTCCACGGCAACCGCCACGTGCCCGCGGGCACGGCCATCCACCACATGTGGATACGCGCCACCGTCGACACCACGCTGCGCGTGCAGGCCATCGAGGTGGCGATGGATTCGCATCCCCTGGGCCACTGCCCCGAGGCCAATGCCGCGCTGCAGCGCATGGTCGGCTGCCAGATGGGCCGCGGCTGGCGCAAGTCCATCCAGGAACACCTGGGCGGCGTGGCCAGTTGCACCCATCTGCGCGAGTTGCTGTTCAACATGGCCACGGCCGCGTTCCAGTCCATGCCCGGGGTTTTTGCCGGCGACGACCCCGAGCAGCCGCCGCGCCATCTGGGCCAGTGCCTGGGGTGGGACTTCAACGGCCCGGGCGTGGCCACCTATTACCCGCAGTTCGTCCACTGGGATGCCGATGCACGCGCGGCCCGGTCCGCGCCGGCGGACCGCGCGGTGGCGCAAAAGTCCGCCTAG
- the moeA gene encoding molybdopterin molybdotransferase MoeA — protein MTHSPTLAEIAARLQGYDPEALDVATAQRFLREFVPAPGLEGSEVLPLGQALGRVLAQDLVSPINVPAHDNSAMDGYAFAGSALAPGCGLRLRIAGRAHAGAAWDQTLQPGECLRIMTGAVMPAGADTVVPQELVTLEDDGHIAIAADLLAPGANRRRCGEDLQQGTLALAAGERLTPAALGLLASLGLAEVQVLRRLRVAYFSTGDEILSPGAPPRAAAVYDSNRYTLCALLRRLDVEVIEGDPVGDDPARLEAALVRAARQVDAVITSGGVSTGDADHLRPLLQRLGEVAFWRIAMRPGRPLAVGRLHAGTRPALLFGLPGNPVAAMVAFIALVRPALLQMMGGRAQPQPLLQAVSSETLRKRPGRTEYQRGIVSLGADGRLQVRTTGNQGSGVLSSMLQANGLIVLHHDQGTVQAGAPVEVLMFDGAL, from the coding sequence ATGACGCACTCCCCCACCCTGGCGGAAATCGCCGCCCGCCTGCAAGGCTACGATCCCGAGGCCCTGGACGTGGCCACGGCCCAGCGCTTCCTGCGCGAATTCGTGCCCGCGCCCGGCCTCGAAGGCAGCGAGGTGCTGCCGCTGGGCCAGGCCCTGGGGCGGGTGCTGGCGCAGGACCTGGTCTCGCCCATCAACGTGCCCGCGCACGACAACTCCGCCATGGACGGCTATGCATTTGCCGGCAGCGCGCTGGCACCCGGCTGCGGCCTGCGGCTGCGCATCGCCGGCCGCGCGCATGCGGGTGCGGCCTGGGACCAGACGTTGCAGCCCGGAGAATGCCTGCGCATCATGACCGGTGCGGTCATGCCCGCGGGTGCGGACACCGTGGTGCCGCAGGAGCTGGTCACGCTGGAAGATGACGGCCATATCGCCATCGCCGCCGACCTGCTGGCCCCAGGCGCGAACCGGCGCCGCTGCGGCGAGGACCTGCAGCAGGGCACGCTGGCGCTGGCCGCGGGCGAGCGGCTCACGCCGGCCGCACTCGGTTTGCTGGCAAGCCTGGGCCTGGCCGAAGTGCAGGTGCTGCGCCGGCTGCGCGTGGCCTACTTTTCCACCGGCGATGAGATCCTGAGCCCCGGCGCGCCGCCGCGCGCGGCCGCGGTCTACGACAGCAACCGCTACACCCTCTGCGCGCTGCTGCGCCGGCTCGATGTCGAGGTCATCGAAGGCGATCCCGTGGGCGACGACCCGGCGCGGCTCGAAGCCGCGCTGGTGCGCGCCGCGCGCCAGGTCGATGCCGTGATCACCAGCGGCGGCGTGAGCACCGGCGATGCCGACCATCTGCGGCCCCTGCTGCAGCGCCTGGGTGAAGTCGCGTTCTGGCGCATTGCCATGCGCCCGGGCCGGCCGCTGGCCGTGGGCCGGCTGCACGCCGGCACGCGGCCGGCGCTGCTGTTCGGCCTGCCCGGCAACCCGGTCGCCGCCATGGTGGCCTTCATTGCACTGGTGCGCCCGGCGCTGCTGCAGATGATGGGCGGCCGCGCGCAGCCGCAGCCGCTGCTGCAGGCCGTGAGCAGCGAGACCCTGCGCAAACGCCCGGGCCGCACCGAGTACCAGCGCGGCATCGTCAGCCTGGGCGCCGATGGCCGGCTGCAGGTGCGCACCACGGGCAACCAGGGCTCGGGCGTGCTCAGCTCCATGCTCCAGGCCAACGGCCTGATCGTGCTGCACCATGACCAGGGCACGGTGCAAGCCGGTGCGCCGGTCGAGGTGCTGATGTTTGACGGCGCGCTCTGA
- the moaA gene encoding GTP 3',8-cyclase MoaA: MAERVIPLVDQRAAAYRAAVPLSPAAPTGHLLDQLGRPLRDLRISVTDRCNFRCQYCMPKEVFDKDYRYLPHSALLSFEEITRLARVFLAHGVQKIRLTGGEPLLRKHLEALVEQLAALRTAEGLPADLTLTTNASLLARKARALKDAGLNRITVSLDALDDAVFRRMNDVDFAVTDVLQGIETAQAVGFERIKVNMVVQRGTNDDQILPMARFFRGTGVTLRFIEYMDVGATNGWCMDEVLPSAQVRARLQSEFALVPLAAASSGETASRWGYADARGAYDPALGEVGFISSVTEAFCGDCNRARLSTEGRLYLCLFASQGWDLRSLLRDGASDIELAAAIAPLWGQRRDQYSQLRASLPPGQASPGRRIEMSYIGG; encoded by the coding sequence ATGGCTGAACGAGTGATTCCCCTGGTAGATCAGCGCGCAGCAGCCTACAGGGCGGCTGTGCCGCTGTCGCCTGCCGCTCCCACGGGCCATCTGCTCGACCAACTGGGCCGTCCGCTGCGCGATCTGCGCATCAGCGTCACCGACCGCTGCAATTTCCGCTGCCAGTACTGCATGCCCAAGGAAGTCTTCGACAAGGACTACCGCTACCTGCCGCACAGCGCGTTGCTGAGCTTCGAGGAGATCACGCGCCTGGCGCGCGTTTTCCTGGCGCATGGTGTCCAGAAGATCCGGCTCACGGGCGGCGAGCCGCTGCTGCGCAAGCACCTCGAGGCGCTGGTCGAGCAGCTCGCGGCGCTGCGCACCGCCGAGGGCCTGCCCGCCGACCTGACGCTGACCACCAATGCCTCGCTGCTGGCGCGCAAGGCGCGTGCGCTCAAGGATGCGGGCCTGAACCGCATCACCGTGAGCCTCGACGCGCTGGACGACGCGGTGTTCCGCCGCATGAACGACGTCGACTTTGCCGTGACCGACGTGCTGCAGGGCATCGAGACCGCGCAGGCCGTGGGCTTCGAGCGCATCAAGGTCAACATGGTGGTGCAGCGCGGCACCAATGACGACCAGATCCTGCCGATGGCGCGCTTTTTCCGCGGCACGGGCGTGACGCTGCGCTTCATCGAATACATGGATGTGGGCGCGACCAACGGCTGGTGCATGGATGAAGTGCTGCCCTCGGCCCAGGTGCGCGCGCGCCTGCAGTCGGAATTCGCGCTGGTGCCGCTGGCCGCGGCCAGCAGCGGCGAGACCGCCTCGCGCTGGGGCTACGCCGATGCCCGCGGCGCATACGACCCGGCGCTGGGCGAGGTCGGTTTCATCAGCAGCGTCACCGAAGCCTTCTGCGGCGACTGCAACCGCGCGCGCCTGTCGACCGAAGGCAGGCTCTACCTGTGCCTGTTTGCCTCGCAGGGCTGGGACCTGCGCAGCCTGCTGCGCGACGGCGCCAGCGACATCGAGTTGGCCGCGGCCATCGCGCCGCTGTGGGGACAGCGCCGCGACCAGTATTCGCAGCTGCGCGCGAGCCTGCCTCCGGGCCAGGCCAGCCCCGGCCGGCGCATCGAGATGAGCTACATCGGTGGCTGA
- the ppa gene encoding inorganic diphosphatase encodes MSFDKVTPGKNAPDTFNVVIEISANAHPIKYEVDKESDAIFVDRFMTTAMHYPTNYGYVPQTLSGDGDPVDVLVMTPFPLPPGVVVPCRALGILMMEDEAGVDGKVLAVPTAKILPQYAKIESIADIPEITLAQISHFFEHYKDLEKGKWVKVQGWQGVDAAKKEVSDGIANYQA; translated from the coding sequence ATGTCCTTCGACAAAGTCACTCCCGGCAAGAATGCTCCCGACACGTTCAACGTGGTCATTGAAATCTCGGCCAACGCCCACCCCATCAAGTACGAAGTGGACAAGGAATCGGACGCGATCTTCGTCGACCGCTTCATGACCACGGCCATGCACTACCCCACCAACTACGGCTATGTGCCCCAGACGCTGTCGGGCGACGGCGATCCGGTCGACGTGCTGGTGATGACCCCGTTCCCGCTGCCCCCGGGCGTCGTGGTTCCCTGCCGCGCGCTGGGCATTTTGATGATGGAAGACGAAGCCGGCGTCGACGGCAAGGTGCTGGCCGTGCCCACCGCCAAGATCCTGCCCCAGTACGCCAAGATCGAATCGATCGCCGACATTCCCGAGATCACGCTGGCGCAGATCTCGCACTTCTTCGAGCACTACAAGGACCTGGAAAAGGGCAAGTGGGTCAAGGTCCAGGGCTGGCAGGGCGTGGACGCGGCCAAGAAGGAAGTCTCCGACGGCATCGCCAACTACCAGGCCTGA
- a CDS encoding class I SAM-dependent methyltransferase, whose product MHQWLESPTGRYLLDWEQQRCDEAVADVFGYHSLQLGLPMLQGLRANRMPQRWLAVESMDATAAALPGCAVHAVLEPSALPFAESSLDLLVLPHTLESTCDPHGALREVARVLVPEGRAVIFGINPASWWGIQSAVTPRGTRLPDVRSAIGYWRLRDWLRLLALDVQAVEFGCHRPAVQSLQWHERWGWMDALGERAWPILGGVYCVVATKRVPGMRLMGPAWRQRAPATAAAAPLAHRRNRKI is encoded by the coding sequence ATGCACCAGTGGCTCGAGTCACCGACCGGGCGCTATCTGCTCGACTGGGAGCAGCAGCGCTGCGACGAGGCCGTGGCGGACGTGTTCGGCTACCACAGCCTGCAGCTGGGGCTGCCTATGCTACAGGGCTTGCGCGCCAATCGCATGCCGCAGCGCTGGCTGGCCGTCGAATCGATGGATGCAACGGCCGCCGCGCTGCCGGGTTGTGCCGTGCATGCGGTGCTCGAGCCGTCCGCGCTGCCGTTTGCCGAATCCAGCCTGGATCTGCTGGTGCTGCCCCATACGCTGGAAAGCACATGCGACCCGCATGGCGCATTGCGCGAAGTGGCGCGGGTGCTGGTGCCTGAAGGGCGGGCCGTGATCTTCGGAATCAACCCTGCCAGCTGGTGGGGAATTCAGTCGGCGGTCACGCCGCGCGGCACGCGTTTGCCCGATGTGCGCAGTGCCATCGGCTACTGGCGGCTGCGCGACTGGCTGCGGCTGTTGGCGCTCGATGTGCAGGCCGTGGAGTTCGGTTGCCACCGGCCTGCCGTGCAATCGCTGCAGTGGCATGAGCGCTGGGGCTGGATGGATGCGCTCGGCGAGCGTGCGTGGCCCATACTCGGGGGCGTCTACTGCGTGGTGGCCACCAAGCGCGTGCCGGGCATGCGCCTGATGGGGCCGGCCTGGCGCCAGCGTGCGCCCGCCACTGCCGCCGCGGCGCCGCTGGCGCACCGCCGGAATCGAAAAATCTAG
- the rnhA gene encoding ribonuclease HI, which translates to MNQVVIYTDGACKGNPGPGGWGVLLRAGTMEKELFGGELGTTNNRMELQAVIEALSALKRPCDVTLFIDSQYVLKGITEWIHGWKAKGWRTASKEPVKNAELWQRLDALVGSGGHRIDWRWVRGHAGDPGNERADMLANQGVEKALGRR; encoded by the coding sequence TTGAATCAAGTTGTGATCTATACAGATGGGGCTTGCAAGGGCAACCCTGGTCCGGGCGGATGGGGCGTGCTGCTGCGCGCCGGGACGATGGAAAAGGAGTTGTTTGGCGGCGAACTGGGAACCACCAACAACCGCATGGAGCTGCAGGCCGTGATCGAGGCGCTGAGCGCGCTCAAGAGGCCTTGCGACGTGACGCTGTTCATCGACAGCCAGTATGTGCTCAAGGGCATCACCGAATGGATCCACGGCTGGAAGGCCAAGGGCTGGCGCACGGCCTCGAAGGAGCCGGTGAAGAATGCCGAACTGTGGCAGCGCCTGGACGCGCTGGTGGGCAGCGGCGGCCACCGCATCGACTGGCGCTGGGTGCGCGGCCATGCGGGCGACCCGGGCAACGAGCGCGCCGACATGCTGGCCAACCAGGGCGTGGAAAAGGCCTTGGGCCGGCGCTAG
- a CDS encoding MAPEG family protein, producing the protein MTEHLTTAYWCVLVAALLPMVCAYLAKSGGMGRKPEQGGFDNHDPRAWLQRQTGFQARANAAQANSFEALPFFIGAVVIAHQLHAPQHWVDLLAVVFVLLRGLYIALYVADKPTARSLVWALGMLANVAIFFSVYR; encoded by the coding sequence ATGACCGAACATCTGACGACGGCCTACTGGTGCGTGCTGGTGGCCGCGCTGCTGCCCATGGTCTGCGCCTATCTCGCCAAGAGCGGCGGCATGGGCCGCAAGCCGGAGCAGGGCGGCTTCGACAACCATGATCCGCGCGCCTGGCTGCAGCGCCAGACCGGTTTCCAGGCGCGCGCCAATGCGGCCCAGGCCAACAGTTTCGAGGCCCTGCCGTTCTTCATCGGTGCGGTGGTGATTGCCCACCAGCTGCACGCGCCGCAGCACTGGGTCGATCTGCTGGCCGTGGTTTTCGTGCTGCTGCGCGGGCTCTACATCGCGCTGTACGTGGCCGACAAGCCCACGGCGCGCAGTCTGGTCTGGGCCCTGGGCATGCTGGCGAACGTGGCGATCTTCTTCAGCGTCTACCGCTGA
- the mobA gene encoding molybdenum cofactor guanylyltransferase MobA has protein sequence MAEAPRLDDITGLVLAGGRGTRMGGVDKGLLPFRGLPLAQHALQRLAPQVGSCMVNANRHLERYAAFGVPVYPDSLADYAGPLAGFLCGLAHCSTPWLLTVPCDTPLFPHDLAQRLARAAAAENAEIAFAAAPEIDAQGHTRWRDQPVFCLLQASLRPSLLRYTAEGGRKIDAWARAQRCISVAFDQPGDDARAFANANTPQELHALENAR, from the coding sequence GTGGCTGAAGCCCCGCGCCTGGACGACATCACCGGCCTGGTGCTGGCCGGCGGCCGCGGCACGCGCATGGGCGGCGTGGACAAGGGCCTGCTGCCGTTTCGCGGCCTGCCGCTGGCCCAGCATGCGCTGCAGCGGCTCGCGCCCCAGGTCGGCAGCTGCATGGTCAATGCCAACCGCCACCTGGAGCGCTATGCGGCGTTCGGCGTGCCCGTGTACCCCGACAGCCTGGCCGATTACGCGGGCCCGCTGGCGGGTTTTCTTTGCGGCCTGGCGCACTGCAGCACGCCCTGGCTGCTGACCGTGCCTTGCGATACCCCGTTGTTTCCGCATGACCTGGCGCAGCGCCTGGCGCGCGCCGCAGCCGCCGAAAATGCCGAGATCGCGTTTGCCGCGGCCCCGGAAATCGATGCACAGGGACACACGCGCTGGCGCGACCAGCCGGTCTTTTGCCTGCTGCAGGCCTCGCTGCGGCCCAGCCTGTTGCGCTACACGGCCGAGGGCGGGCGCAAGATCGATGCCTGGGCGCGCGCGCAGCGCTGCATCAGCGTGGCGTTCGACCAGCCCGGCGACGATGCGCGCGCCTTTGCCAATGCCAACACGCCGCAGGAACTGCACGCCCTGGAAAACGCCCGATGA